The proteins below come from a single Rhizobium lentis genomic window:
- a CDS encoding GlxA family transcriptional regulator gives MMTRTQQEAERAQRPQPLHVSLVALPEAAVSTLSGIFDVMNAFSIVPPDDGITKTPPFHVEIVGERAGPLTLASRVPLVVQRPVAEIERTDIVIVPSVVLGPEGWVKRRYPALVEWCRRMHEKGALICSACSGIFLLAETGVFDGADATVHFGYAQTFRDAYPQIPIHPEQVLVVAGQRDELITSGASMTWHDLVLYLIARHAGATAAQTVARYFALQWHQDGLAPYMVFEGRRDHGDQAIQTAQDWLAVHFPVANPLEEMVKQAGLTERTFKRRFTRATGMSPIAYVQRLRIEEAKRRLERTEASVDEISWQVGYEEPAFFRRLFRRITGLAPGNYRRRFQVPAYAKRPSTGK, from the coding sequence ATGATGACGAGAACGCAGCAGGAGGCGGAGCGGGCGCAACGGCCGCAGCCGCTCCATGTCAGTCTGGTGGCGCTGCCGGAGGCGGCAGTCTCGACGTTGAGCGGCATCTTTGATGTGATGAACGCCTTTTCCATCGTACCTCCGGACGACGGCATTACGAAGACTCCACCTTTCCACGTCGAGATCGTCGGCGAACGGGCCGGCCCGCTCACCCTCGCCAGCCGCGTGCCGCTCGTGGTGCAGCGACCGGTCGCCGAAATCGAGCGGACTGACATCGTCATCGTGCCCTCGGTCGTGCTTGGGCCGGAAGGCTGGGTGAAGCGCCGATATCCGGCGCTGGTGGAATGGTGCCGGAGAATGCACGAGAAAGGGGCGCTGATCTGCTCGGCCTGTTCGGGAATCTTCCTGCTTGCCGAGACCGGGGTCTTCGATGGCGCCGATGCCACTGTCCACTTCGGCTATGCCCAGACGTTCCGCGACGCCTATCCGCAGATCCCGATCCATCCGGAACAGGTGCTGGTGGTCGCTGGCCAGCGGGACGAGTTGATTACATCGGGCGCCTCGATGACATGGCACGATCTTGTGCTTTATCTGATCGCCCGCCATGCGGGGGCGACGGCAGCGCAGACGGTGGCCCGCTATTTTGCGCTGCAATGGCACCAGGACGGCCTGGCTCCCTATATGGTGTTCGAGGGGCGGCGCGACCACGGCGACCAGGCGATCCAGACCGCACAGGACTGGCTTGCGGTCCATTTTCCAGTCGCCAACCCGCTGGAGGAGATGGTCAAGCAGGCGGGCCTCACGGAGCGGACCTTCAAGCGGCGGTTCACACGGGCGACCGGCATGAGCCCGATCGCCTATGTGCAACGGCTGCGGATCGAGGAGGCGAAGCGGCGGCTAGAGCGAACGGAGGCTTCCGTCGACGAGATAAGTTGGCAGGTAGGGTATGAGGAACCGGCCTTCTTTCGACGCTTGTTCAGGAGGATAACCGGCTTGGCTCCCGGCAACTATCGCCGCCGGTTTCAGGTGCCGGCCTATGCTAAGCGACCTTCTACTGGCAAATGA
- a CDS encoding MBL fold metallo-hydrolase yields MPQLSRRAFASALPLGLLGGSLFGGGMIEGASALAATQEAAKAPVSVTPLAQIRIGRFTVTALTDGYADMPYEYFPGRTAAEVEQAAVAQFTARPSGVRFLFNQYLIEDGERRILIDAGTAGSIGQTGQLPQALAALGLQPDQIDAVIVTHMHQDHMGGLILGGKNNYPKAELYIDRRDVSHWTDPAKRNGAPDYLQTSFKMAEEVVRLYPRLQAIDGEREIVPGVSIVDLTGHTPGHIGVRVEDGGQSLIMVSDMIFPVVHPAATDVFFLFEQDRAAAKAMRDRFFPRAASERALIAATHMPFPGLGRVVADRGQMRWQTADWALQN; encoded by the coding sequence ATGCCCCAGCTTTCGCGTCGTGCCTTTGCAAGCGCTCTCCCTCTTGGCCTCCTCGGGGGAAGCCTCTTTGGCGGAGGTATGATTGAAGGAGCGTCCGCGCTTGCTGCGACGCAGGAGGCCGCCAAAGCGCCGGTCAGCGTTACGCCGCTCGCGCAGATCCGCATCGGCCGCTTTACGGTGACGGCGTTGACGGACGGGTATGCCGACATGCCCTATGAATATTTTCCGGGGCGTACCGCGGCGGAGGTCGAACAGGCGGCAGTCGCGCAGTTCACCGCCCGGCCGAGTGGGGTGCGATTCCTCTTCAACCAATACCTCATTGAGGATGGCGAACGCCGCATCCTGATCGATGCCGGTACAGCGGGCTCGATCGGGCAGACCGGGCAGTTGCCGCAGGCGCTCGCCGCTCTCGGCCTGCAGCCCGACCAGATCGACGCGGTGATCGTAACGCACATGCATCAGGACCACATGGGTGGTCTGATTCTCGGCGGCAAGAACAACTATCCCAAGGCCGAACTATACATAGATCGCCGCGACGTCAGCCATTGGACTGATCCGGCCAAGCGCAACGGCGCGCCCGACTATCTTCAAACCAGCTTCAAGATGGCGGAGGAGGTCGTGCGTCTCTACCCGAGACTTCAGGCGATCGACGGAGAGCGAGAAATTGTACCGGGCGTCTCGATTGTCGACCTGACCGGCCATACACCCGGACATATCGGGGTGCGTGTCGAAGATGGCGGACAGAGCCTGATCATGGTCTCGGACATGATCTTTCCCGTCGTGCATCCTGCGGCCACCGATGTGTTCTTCCTGTTCGAGCAGGATCGTGCAGCAGCCAAAGCGATGCGCGACCGGTTTTTCCCTCGCGCCGCTTCGGAACGCGCCCTCATCGCCGCCACCCACATGCCCTTCCCAGGGCTCGGCCGTGTCGTTGCCGACCGCGGGCAGATGCGCTGGCAGACTGCGGACTGGGCCTTGCAGAACTGA
- a CDS encoding LysR family transcriptional regulator, with protein MDRLDAMSVLLAVVDAGSLSAGARRLNAPLATVSRKVADLEKHLGARLVLRTRRGLSLTEEGRAFVAASRRILEDLDAAERQASGDHGALRGGLHVTAPIAFGERYLLPIALEFLKEQPDIDLRLTLADRQINLADEQVDVALRIGHLTDSALIATRVGSVRRVICASPEYLARRGVPRRPEDLARHDGISFQGFATAPEWRYRRDGPAFTIEPRSKLAVNTTEAAIQAAMAGIGIIRVLSYQISDQLRSGALQELLTEFAREPLPVNILHGPADPLSLKVRCFLDWIGPRLRARMAQ; from the coding sequence ATGGATCGTCTTGACGCGATGTCGGTACTGCTGGCGGTGGTCGATGCCGGCAGTCTTTCGGCCGGGGCGCGGCGGCTCAACGCACCGCTCGCCACGGTCAGCCGCAAGGTCGCCGATCTTGAAAAGCACCTCGGAGCGCGTCTGGTGCTGCGCACGCGCCGCGGTCTCTCGCTGACCGAGGAGGGGCGCGCCTTTGTCGCCGCCTCACGTCGCATCCTCGAGGACCTGGACGCGGCGGAGCGGCAGGCCAGCGGCGATCATGGCGCGCTGCGTGGCGGGCTTCATGTCACCGCACCTATTGCTTTCGGCGAGCGTTATCTGCTGCCAATCGCGCTGGAATTCTTGAAGGAGCAACCGGACATCGACCTGCGCCTGACGCTGGCTGATCGGCAGATAAATCTGGCAGATGAGCAGGTTGACGTGGCTCTGCGAATTGGGCACCTGACGGACAGTGCGCTGATTGCGACGCGCGTCGGCAGCGTCCGCCGGGTTATCTGCGCGAGCCCCGAATATCTGGCCCGCCGAGGCGTGCCGCGTCGGCCGGAAGACCTCGCGCGACATGACGGCATAAGCTTCCAGGGCTTTGCGACCGCGCCGGAATGGCGCTACCGCCGGGACGGTCCGGCCTTCACCATCGAGCCGCGGTCCAAACTCGCGGTCAACACGACGGAAGCGGCCATTCAGGCTGCAATGGCCGGCATCGGCATCATCCGCGTGCTGTCTTACCAGATTTCCGATCAGCTGCGCTCCGGCGCTCTGCAGGAACTGCTGACTGAGTTCGCACGAGAACCTTTACCTGTGAACATCTTGCACGGACCAGCCGATCCCCTATCGCTGAAGGTGAGGTGCTTCCTCGACTGGATCGGGCCTCGCCTCCGCGCGCGGATGGCCCAGTAG
- a CDS encoding TspO/MBR family protein, with product MDSLLVLVAFQAASFAAAATGVIFRSGEWYKQLDKPGWRPPDWLFAPVWTVLYASIGLSGWLLWLEAGIAGAAFPLSVYAVQLLLNAAWSPIFFALHQPWLAAVEIMLLWAAILATIILFYPANSAAALLLVPYLAWVSFAAALNVSIWRRNRQKPLSEGAR from the coding sequence ATGGATTCCCTTCTTGTGCTGGTCGCCTTTCAGGCCGCGAGCTTTGCTGCGGCGGCCACCGGCGTGATTTTTCGGTCAGGCGAATGGTACAAGCAGCTCGACAAGCCAGGATGGCGGCCGCCCGATTGGCTGTTCGCCCCGGTCTGGACGGTACTCTATGCCTCGATCGGACTGTCGGGCTGGCTCCTGTGGCTGGAGGCAGGCATTGCCGGCGCAGCATTCCCGCTCAGTGTCTATGCAGTCCAGCTTCTGCTCAATGCTGCGTGGTCGCCGATCTTTTTTGCGCTTCACCAACCCTGGCTTGCCGCGGTGGAGATCATGCTGCTTTGGGCTGCGATCCTGGCGACGATCATCTTGTTTTATCCCGCGAATTCGGCTGCTGCCCTGCTCCTTGTTCCTTACCTCGCGTGGGTGAGTTTCGCGGCGGCACTCAACGTGTCCATCTGGCGGCGCAACCGCCAGAAACCGCTGTCGGAGGGCGCCCGATGA
- a CDS encoding DUF378 domain-containing protein codes for MKFLNILTLILVIVGGLNWGLVGLFGFDLVAAIFGAGSGLARVVYVLVGLSAAWQVIPLFSAMGSGEFAARQNQ; via the coding sequence ATGAAGTTCCTCAACATACTAACGCTCATCCTCGTGATCGTAGGCGGCCTGAACTGGGGGCTGGTCGGGCTATTCGGCTTTGACCTCGTGGCCGCCATATTTGGGGCCGGCTCGGGGCTCGCCCGGGTCGTTTACGTCCTGGTGGGGCTGTCGGCCGCCTGGCAGGTCATCCCGCTGTTTTCTGCAATGGGTTCCGGCGAGTTCGCTGCTCGCCAGAACCAATAG